A single genomic interval of Hyalangium gracile harbors:
- a CDS encoding SPFH domain-containing protein: MSANGKQSRTNGNNVAIESEMRMQLVKDGGGGGNGVNGTRYEHGWRAGKPEEDPEKMKKWGLITARPSEFLIHMRRGRVREVSGQGASCFKWPGDAVAIVPTSVQRLQFTADQVTSEKVGVAVTGLAVYRIVDPLVAFRMLNFSFPERASEKLQELLREMFVGAARRLVANLSVEECLTKRKEGIATELMREIAPVVSGRGRLDDSTDAGWGVVIDTIEIQDVRVLSGTVFENMQARYRREQERQAREAELAKERFLRREEAEAERVIALTKLAADEEVRQKRTVTEEQARLEALASEARVAEAQLVQERTFKQGQAATEREVTLAKMNADIEVRQRKQQADEAARLEQLATEARVAETKLAQERSLKQGQAAAERELALSKLNAELELRQRKQEAEESGKLGQLASEARLSEARLSHERAMAEAQLTHERNLAAARAQAELERIRHEQEAAAARHEGELASTMQEVARLKAQVQVAQARRAIAEAELAIAELESRKLNTVQELELSRARAMRDIENTLSQEAIQMTLAQQLPQVAAAFQQKMGEVHVTSVDGANPFGYIAAAVEGVMGLARSAGLKVPSPTQQPQ; the protein is encoded by the coding sequence ATGAGCGCCAACGGCAAGCAGAGCAGGACGAATGGGAACAACGTGGCCATCGAGTCCGAGATGCGGATGCAGCTGGTCAAGGACGGCGGTGGTGGCGGCAACGGCGTGAACGGCACCCGCTACGAGCACGGCTGGCGGGCCGGCAAGCCCGAGGAAGATCCCGAGAAGATGAAGAAGTGGGGCCTCATCACCGCCCGCCCCAGTGAGTTCCTCATCCACATGCGCCGCGGCCGCGTCCGAGAGGTCTCCGGCCAGGGCGCCAGCTGCTTCAAGTGGCCCGGTGACGCCGTCGCCATCGTCCCCACCAGCGTCCAGCGGCTCCAGTTCACCGCCGACCAGGTGACCAGCGAGAAGGTCGGCGTCGCCGTCACGGGCCTGGCCGTCTACCGCATCGTCGATCCGCTCGTGGCCTTCCGGATGCTCAACTTCTCCTTCCCGGAGCGCGCCTCCGAGAAGCTCCAGGAATTGCTGCGCGAGATGTTCGTCGGCGCGGCCCGGCGCCTGGTGGCCAACCTCTCCGTGGAGGAGTGCCTCACCAAGCGCAAGGAGGGCATCGCCACCGAGCTCATGCGCGAGATTGCCCCCGTCGTCTCCGGCCGCGGTCGGCTGGATGACAGCACCGACGCCGGCTGGGGCGTCGTCATCGACACCATCGAGATCCAGGACGTCCGCGTCCTCAGCGGCACCGTCTTCGAGAACATGCAGGCCCGCTACCGCCGCGAGCAGGAGCGGCAGGCCCGCGAGGCGGAGCTGGCCAAGGAGCGCTTCCTGCGCCGCGAGGAGGCCGAGGCCGAGCGCGTCATCGCCCTGACGAAGCTCGCCGCGGACGAGGAGGTCCGCCAGAAGCGCACCGTCACCGAGGAGCAGGCCCGACTGGAGGCCCTGGCCTCCGAGGCTCGCGTCGCCGAAGCGCAGCTCGTGCAGGAGCGCACCTTCAAGCAGGGCCAGGCGGCCACCGAGCGCGAGGTGACGCTGGCCAAGATGAACGCGGACATCGAGGTCCGCCAGCGCAAGCAGCAGGCCGATGAGGCCGCCCGGCTCGAGCAGCTCGCCACCGAGGCTCGTGTCGCCGAGACGAAGCTCGCCCAGGAGCGCTCCCTCAAGCAGGGCCAGGCCGCCGCCGAGCGCGAGCTGGCCCTCAGCAAGCTCAACGCCGAGCTGGAGCTGCGCCAGCGCAAGCAGGAGGCGGAGGAGTCCGGGAAGCTGGGGCAGCTGGCCTCCGAGGCCCGGCTGTCCGAGGCCCGCCTCTCGCACGAGCGCGCCATGGCCGAGGCCCAGCTCACCCACGAGCGCAACCTGGCCGCCGCCCGCGCCCAGGCCGAGCTGGAGCGCATCCGCCACGAGCAGGAAGCCGCGGCTGCCCGCCACGAGGGCGAGCTGGCGTCCACCATGCAGGAGGTGGCACGGCTCAAGGCCCAGGTGCAGGTGGCCCAGGCGCGCCGCGCCATCGCCGAGGCGGAGCTGGCCATCGCCGAGCTGGAGTCCCGGAAGCTCAACACCGTGCAGGAGCTGGAGCTCAGCCGCGCCCGCGCCATGCGCGACATCGAGAACACGCTCAGCCAGGAGGCCATCCAGATGACGCTGGCGCAGCAGCTCCCCCAGGTGGCGGCCGCTTTCCAACAGAAGATGGGCGAGGTCCACGTCACCTCCGTGGATGGGGCCAATCCCTTCGGGTACATCGCCGCCGCCGTGGAAGGGGTGATGGGGCTCGCGCGTTCTGCCGGCCTGAAGGTTCCCAGCCCCACCCAGCAGCCGCAGTAA
- a CDS encoding IscS subfamily cysteine desulfurase: protein MKLPIYMDNHATTPLDPRVLEAMLPYLREDFGNAASRNHAFGWKAEAAVEKARKQVAELIGASDKEIVFTSGATESDNLAIKGVLEFYKAKGDHIITLKTEHKAVLDTCKRLERIRQERLDELKMLRLSQLAETDVTQDNLAELSAKHRIEEDAQYQKWAALPTGGARVTYLDVEKDGRVSLEKLAAAITDKTVLVSIMFANNEIGTVQPIAEIGKLCRDKGVLFHCDAVQGIGKLPFNVEELKVDLVSISAHKIYGPKGVGALYVRRKPRVRIAPIIDGGGHERGMRSGTLNVSSIVGFGKAAEIAREEMAEESARIFRLREKLRTGILGQLDMVTVNGSLEHRLPGNLNVSFAYVEGEALMMSIKDVAVSSGSACTSASLEPSYVLRACGVEEDMAHSSIRFGIGRFNTEEEVDFVVRLVVDKVRKLRDMSPLYEMAKEGVDLKSIEWTAH from the coding sequence ATGAAGCTGCCGATCTACATGGACAACCACGCCACCACCCCGCTGGACCCGCGGGTGCTGGAGGCCATGCTGCCGTACCTGCGCGAGGACTTCGGCAATGCCGCGTCGCGCAACCACGCCTTCGGCTGGAAGGCCGAGGCCGCCGTGGAGAAGGCCCGCAAGCAGGTGGCGGAGCTCATCGGCGCCTCGGACAAGGAGATCGTCTTCACCTCCGGCGCCACCGAGTCCGACAACCTGGCCATCAAGGGCGTGCTCGAGTTCTACAAGGCCAAGGGTGACCACATCATCACCCTGAAGACGGAGCACAAGGCCGTCCTCGACACCTGCAAGCGCCTGGAGCGCATCCGCCAGGAGCGCCTGGACGAGCTCAAGATGCTGCGCCTGTCGCAGCTCGCCGAGACGGACGTCACCCAGGACAACCTGGCGGAGCTGTCCGCGAAGCACCGGATTGAAGAGGACGCGCAGTACCAGAAGTGGGCCGCGCTCCCCACCGGCGGCGCCCGCGTCACCTACCTGGACGTGGAGAAGGACGGCCGCGTCAGCCTGGAGAAGCTCGCCGCCGCCATCACCGACAAGACGGTGCTGGTGTCGATCATGTTCGCCAACAACGAGATCGGCACCGTGCAGCCCATCGCCGAGATCGGCAAGCTGTGCCGCGACAAGGGCGTCCTGTTCCACTGTGACGCCGTGCAGGGCATCGGCAAGCTCCCGTTCAACGTCGAGGAGCTGAAGGTGGACCTGGTCTCCATCTCCGCTCACAAGATATACGGCCCCAAGGGCGTGGGCGCCCTCTACGTGCGCCGCAAGCCGCGCGTGCGCATCGCCCCCATCATCGACGGCGGCGGCCACGAGCGCGGCATGCGCTCCGGCACGCTGAACGTGTCCTCCATCGTCGGCTTCGGCAAGGCCGCCGAAATCGCCCGCGAGGAGATGGCCGAGGAGTCCGCCCGCATCTTCCGCCTGCGCGAGAAGCTGCGCACCGGCATCCTCGGCCAGCTGGACATGGTCACCGTGAACGGCTCCCTGGAGCACAGGCTGCCGGGCAACCTCAACGTCTCGTTCGCCTATGTGGAGGGCGAGGCGCTGATGATGTCCATCAAGGACGTGGCGGTGTCTTCCGGCTCCGCGTGCACCTCCGCCTCGCTCGAGCCCTCGTACGTCTTGCGAGCGTGCGGCGTCGAGGAGGACATGGCGCACAGTTCCATCCGCTTCGGCATCGGACGATTCAACACCGAGGAAGAGGTGGACTTCGTGGTCCGGCTGGTGGTGGACAAGGTCCGCAAGCTCCGGGACATGAGCCCCCTCTACGAGATGGCCAAGGAAGGCGTCGACCTCAAGAGCATCGAGTGGACGGCACACTAG
- the iscU gene encoding Fe-S cluster assembly scaffold IscU: MAYSDKVIEHYENPRNVGTLDKEDPNVGTGLVGAPACGDVMRLQLKISDEGLIEDAKFKTFGCGSAIASSSLVTEWVKGKTVDQAMTISNKDVARELSLPPVKIHCSVLAEDAIKAAIEDFKKKRQARQTKQTAS, translated from the coding sequence ATGGCTTACAGCGACAAGGTCATCGAGCACTACGAGAACCCCCGCAATGTCGGGACGTTGGACAAGGAAGACCCCAACGTGGGCACCGGCCTGGTGGGCGCGCCCGCCTGCGGCGACGTCATGCGCCTGCAGCTGAAGATCTCCGACGAGGGCCTCATCGAGGACGCCAAGTTCAAGACGTTCGGCTGCGGCTCGGCCATCGCCTCCAGCTCGCTCGTCACCGAGTGGGTGAAGGGCAAGACGGTGGACCAGGCAATGACCATCTCCAACAAGGATGTGGCGCGCGAGCTGTCGCTGCCTCCGGTGAAGATCCACTGCTCGGTGCTGGCCGAGGACGCCATCAAGGCGGCCATCGAGGACTTCAAGAAGAAGCGCCAGGCGCGGCAGACGAAGCAGACCGCGTCCTGA
- a CDS encoding HesB/IscA family protein — protein MSEQATPQIQQPQAASAPVPAGKPAGKGIILSDSAVKRLRVLLEQRQTPEAGLRLAVKGGGCSGLQYAMEWAEKPRERDKVFERDGVRVFVDPKSYLYLMGTELVFEETLMGSGFKLQNPNVKGACGCGESFTI, from the coding sequence ATGAGCGAGCAGGCGACCCCACAGATTCAGCAGCCCCAGGCGGCGTCTGCCCCCGTGCCCGCCGGCAAACCCGCCGGCAAGGGCATCATCCTGAGCGACAGCGCCGTGAAGCGGCTGCGCGTCCTCCTGGAGCAGCGCCAGACGCCCGAGGCCGGGCTGCGCCTGGCCGTGAAGGGCGGCGGCTGCTCGGGCCTCCAGTACGCCATGGAGTGGGCCGAGAAGCCCCGCGAGCGCGACAAGGTCTTCGAGCGCGACGGCGTCCGCGTCTTCGTGGACCCCAAGAGCTACCTGTACCTGATGGGCACGGAGCTGGTGTTCGAGGAGACGCTGATGGGCTCCGGCTTCAAGCTGCAGAACCCGAACGTGAAGGGCGCGTGCGGCTGCGGCGAGAGCTTCACCATCTAG
- the hscB gene encoding Fe-S protein assembly co-chaperone HscB, translating to MAARPPGATLFDFFELPPSYDVDVPTLERRFRELSLQLHPDRFAQADARERRLSLEQTTTLNEAYRTLKDPSRRAFYLLKLHGVDMDREDAGTQKDMPAEFLEEVLELREELEGAIHARDLTRAQAMAVDVTARQREALTEAANALRALHDGEDEPALVKKASHALGRVRYFTRFLEQVEEFEEEAVV from the coding sequence ATCGCCGCGAGGCCCCCAGGGGCCACCCTCTTCGACTTCTTCGAGCTGCCGCCGAGCTACGACGTGGACGTGCCCACCCTGGAGCGGCGCTTCCGCGAGCTGTCGCTCCAGCTCCACCCCGACCGCTTCGCCCAGGCCGACGCCCGCGAGCGGCGCCTGTCGCTGGAGCAGACCACCACCCTCAACGAGGCCTACCGCACGCTGAAGGATCCGTCTCGCCGGGCCTTCTACCTGCTCAAGCTGCATGGGGTGGACATGGACCGCGAGGACGCGGGGACCCAGAAGGACATGCCCGCCGAGTTCCTCGAGGAGGTGCTGGAGCTGCGCGAGGAGCTGGAGGGGGCCATCCACGCCCGGGACCTGACGCGGGCCCAGGCCATGGCGGTGGACGTCACGGCGCGCCAGCGCGAGGCGCTCACCGAGGCCGCCAACGCCCTGCGGGCCCTCCACGACGGCGAGGATGAGCCGGCCCTGGTGAAAAAGGCATCGCACGCGCTGGGACGGGTGAGGTACTTCACGCGCTTCCTCGAGCAGGTAGAGGAGTTCGAGGAGGAGGCGGTGGTGTGA
- the hscA gene encoding Fe-S protein assembly chaperone HscA codes for MSKNGYLQIHDPLKPKGYAVGIDLGTTNSLVASVIQGKPQCLPADEGDARLLPSVVHYAKDGGVVVGARARKLAAEHPTDTIISVKRFMGRSPEDPETRKLGHYKFSQGSGPVVRFEVAGGQPVTPIEVSGEILRALKRRAESHFAGKVEQAVITVPAYFDDAQRQATKDAGRLAGLEVLRLLNEPTAAALAYGLDKGSQGTFAVYDLGGGTFDISILKLVEGVFEVKSTGGDSALGGDDFDRAIAQRVLQAMSQGSPSPSLVAEVLAAARRTKEALTDAPEVELVAAGHRQLIKREDFEAWIQPLIQKTGIVCRRALKDAGVTAAELDGVILVGGATRVPAVRRFVAEQFGREPLGDIDPDQVVALGAAVQADLLTNADRQDEVLLLDVIPLSLGLETMGGIVEKLIPRNSTIPTAAAQVFTTFKDEQTGLDVHVLQGEREAVEDCRSLARFRLSGIPAMPAGMARVEVRFQVDADGILSVTAQEQSTGVTQSITVKPSHGLTDEEIERMLLDSIDHAEEDIQLRQVREQRVEAERVLTDAAKQLGEHGALLQDGERAAIEAAMERVRELAKGEDSHALKQAIHALDEVSRPFVERVMNQAIRQVVAGHSVEEY; via the coding sequence GTGAGCAAGAACGGCTATCTGCAGATCCACGATCCCCTGAAGCCCAAGGGGTACGCGGTGGGCATCGACCTGGGGACCACGAACTCGCTGGTGGCCTCGGTCATCCAGGGCAAGCCCCAGTGCCTGCCGGCGGACGAGGGCGACGCGCGGCTGCTGCCCTCGGTGGTGCACTACGCCAAGGACGGCGGCGTGGTGGTGGGCGCGCGCGCCCGGAAGCTGGCCGCCGAGCACCCCACCGACACCATCATCTCCGTGAAGCGCTTCATGGGCCGCAGCCCGGAGGACCCGGAGACGCGCAAGCTGGGCCACTACAAGTTCTCCCAGGGCTCCGGCCCCGTGGTGCGCTTCGAGGTGGCGGGCGGCCAGCCCGTGACGCCCATCGAGGTGTCCGGGGAGATCCTCCGCGCGCTCAAGCGCCGCGCCGAGTCCCACTTCGCCGGCAAGGTGGAGCAGGCCGTCATCACCGTGCCCGCCTACTTCGACGACGCCCAGCGCCAGGCCACCAAGGACGCGGGCCGGCTGGCCGGGCTGGAGGTGCTCCGGCTGCTGAACGAGCCCACCGCCGCGGCGCTGGCCTACGGGCTGGACAAGGGCAGCCAGGGCACCTTCGCGGTGTACGACCTGGGCGGCGGCACCTTCGACATCTCCATCCTCAAGCTGGTGGAGGGCGTCTTCGAGGTGAAGTCCACGGGCGGAGACTCGGCGCTGGGCGGCGATGACTTCGACCGGGCCATTGCCCAGCGGGTGCTCCAGGCCATGAGCCAGGGCTCGCCCTCCCCTTCCCTGGTGGCGGAGGTGCTCGCCGCCGCGCGCAGGACGAAGGAGGCGCTCACGGACGCGCCCGAGGTGGAGCTCGTGGCCGCCGGCCACCGCCAGCTCATCAAGCGCGAGGACTTCGAGGCCTGGATCCAGCCGCTCATCCAGAAGACGGGCATCGTCTGCCGGCGGGCGCTCAAGGACGCGGGCGTGACGGCGGCGGAGCTGGACGGCGTCATCCTCGTGGGCGGGGCCACGCGCGTGCCGGCGGTGCGCCGCTTCGTGGCGGAGCAGTTCGGCCGCGAGCCGCTGGGCGACATCGACCCGGACCAGGTGGTGGCGCTGGGCGCGGCGGTGCAGGCGGACCTGCTCACCAACGCGGACCGGCAGGACGAGGTGCTCCTGCTGGACGTCATCCCCCTGTCGCTGGGCCTGGAGACGATGGGCGGCATCGTCGAGAAGCTCATTCCCCGGAACTCCACCATCCCCACGGCGGCGGCCCAGGTCTTCACCACCTTCAAGGACGAGCAGACGGGCCTGGACGTCCACGTGCTCCAGGGCGAGCGCGAGGCCGTGGAGGACTGCCGCAGCCTGGCGCGGTTCCGGCTCTCGGGCATCCCCGCCATGCCGGCCGGCATGGCCCGCGTGGAGGTGCGCTTCCAGGTGGACGCCGACGGCATCCTCTCCGTCACCGCCCAGGAGCAGAGCACCGGCGTCACCCAGTCCATCACCGTGAAGCCCAGCCACGGGCTCACGGATGAGGAGATCGAGCGCATGCTGCTCGACTCCATCGACCACGCGGAGGAGGACATCCAGCTGCGCCAGGTGCGCGAGCAGCGCGTGGAGGCCGAGCGGGTGCTCACGGATGCCGCCAAGCAGCTCGGAGAGCATGGCGCCCTCCTCCAGGACGGCGAGCGGGCGGCCATCGAGGCGGCCATGGAGCGGGTGCGCGAGCTGGCCAAGGGGGAGGACTCCCACGCCCTCAAGCAGGCCATCCACGCCCTGGACGAGGTGTCCCGGCCCTTCGTGGAGCGGGTGATGAACCAGGCCATCCGCCAGGTGGTCGCCGGACACTCGGTGGAGGAGTACTGA
- a CDS encoding 2Fe-2S iron-sulfur cluster-binding protein translates to MPKVHFKSPLDDVTTEVKPGTTLLEAAEGCGAHVGHSCGGVCGCSTCHVWIRKGLDSLSEQTDAEMDRLDMGFDVRPYSRLSCQSEVGAEDLLVEITEESLTAFMDENPALRHQLEAEGKWPLKK, encoded by the coding sequence GTGCCCAAGGTCCACTTCAAGAGCCCGCTGGACGATGTCACCACCGAGGTGAAGCCCGGCACCACCCTGCTGGAGGCCGCCGAGGGGTGCGGCGCCCACGTGGGACATAGCTGTGGCGGGGTGTGCGGGTGCTCCACCTGCCATGTGTGGATCCGCAAGGGGCTGGACTCGCTCTCCGAGCAGACGGACGCGGAGATGGACCGGCTGGACATGGGCTTCGACGTCCGGCCCTACTCCCGGCTCAGCTGCCAGTCAGAGGTAGGTGCGGAGGACCTCCTGGTGGAGATCACCGAGGAGTCCCTGACGGCCTTCATGGACGAGAACCCGGCCCTGAGGCACCAGTTGGAGGCCGAAGGGAAATGGCCGCTCAAGAAGTGA